cCCGCTACAACAAATGACGTCTATAAAGACGGAGTTAAGACAATTCACTGTACAAATTTATTTACACTCGTCTCAAACGATCCTcataatcatttttcttttcttttatctgtAAATCTTTGAATCAGGAGCTGTCTGAACTCTCAAActctttataatcatttatcattaaatgaaaaaacatacaacaaaaacaacaaaaaaaatcagagatgTACAACACtaaagaaagtaaacaaaaaaaccctcaaTGTGTCTTAACACATCATCGAAATTATAATCACTCTAAAATtaactaaaatgtaaatgagaagaaaaacaacacagaaataaattAGCTTGAAAGTGTAGTATTCAAAAGAGCCTTAAATGTAAcgtgtttttaaaaattaacacttttttttaattgaacacTCAAAATAACACAACACGATGAGATTAAGTCTCGGTTCGTAATTAATAGTACGGAATAATgacattgaaaataaaataaaataaaaaataaaaaaaagaagggaaaatataaaaaaacaaaaacaatcacatGGTCTGGTGTTTATACACCGTACAGGTGTACAAGATGTACACCGCTTTTATAGTCTCAATAAATGTCCGAAGATTTTTCCACATCGTCCTGGAAACAAGAACGCTCCGATTTCGTCGAGTCGGCTGTTAAGAtgaaaatttattttgtttgggtttttttttcttaaacaggATTGCTGCAgtttctgggggaaaaaaagaaagaaagaaataaaaaaataaaaaaaacaccaaaaaatgtatttaaaattttttttaaaaaattccaaACTTTAATATCTTGCaaacaaattcaaaataaataaaaaatccacatACAACCTTTTATATGTCACTAATATTTCACTtccctatacactatataggCTCACTACATAGGGTGTGTGATATAACAACACTCTACTTGGTGCAGTACAACAATACACTACAGAACAAGCGAGTTCCTGCTTGAGCTACAAACTGTTCCGTACGGGTCCTTGTTGCTTTAGGAGGAGTTGCAACGATAATTTATTAGAACGAGAGCGTTCGTATAAGCACGAGCacctgttatagaaaataaatcaactccttctgaccaatcagattccagaatCTGTTATCAGTGTGGTGgtggggggacagagagagagagagagagagagagagagagagagagagagagagagagagacagacagagagagagggagacagacagagagagagggagacagacagagagagagggagacagacagagagagagggagacagacagagagagagggagacagagacagagagggggaggcagagagagagagagagagcaagagggagagagagagacagagagagggagacagaaagagggagacagaaagagggagacagaaagagggagacagaaagagggagacagagagagggagacagagagagggagacagagagacatagagagacagagacagacagagagagaaacgtactCAGACAACAAACTTGTTCTTGGTGGTGGAGCCGCTCTTCGTGGCCGTATCTGCATGTGACTGGTATCCGATGATGACTTTAGGTGGAACGCCTAACCTTTCCTTATACACACGCCtagaatctcacacacacacacacacacattaaatataaatcttagttaaatataaaaaattattccTGAACTTGAACTGTAACTCTCTGAGGCTCCATATTGTCCTCACCCTATGTGTACGATTGCGTCTTTGTTCTCGTAGTCCGTCGTCCATATTGCGATTTTGTCTCCTTTCGTTCGAATGTTGACGACGGCGCCACACACGTCATCGCTGTGATCGTCAAAAGCTTCGCCCACCAGACACAAGAGCTGAAACAAACACGCTTTTCATGTTACGCTTTTCTAAAACCTGACCGATCAGTGGATCTGAGAGCGACGATACACACCGTCTCGAGCCAGAAGCGATCCAAATCTGCTCTGCGCTGCTGTTTGGTCAGAGTGATGAGCCAGCGTCCACCACGTTTATTCCTCTCATCCTCCCACATGGGCTCGATTCCGTCCTGCTCGAAGgggagaagaaataaaacaaaacaaaaaaaaaaaaaacacacttcagtTCACACACTCTTTGTGTCCTGGGGCTCCGAGGCTGATGTCGCAGACGCGTATCTTCGTGTAGACATTTATACGCTTATTATTTGACACGTcaagtgtgtataagtgtgaatgagtaaaacaaatcaaatcgaTCATAACAATAAAACAGCTTACCTTAAAAAGTGAGTAATCACATCCAGACATTAAGTTACTCGAGAGCTGGATGTGATTGTAAAGTCTGAGAAGATGAGAAAAGACGAAAAAATGCTGTTCTTCAAACAgaatttttaattcatataaAGAAATGAGATGATGTAAGGAACATAATCTTTTCATATTCTGCCCCCTGGTGGCTCTGTAATCACATTTCCCCTCTGAGAGAAAAGTCTAACGATTGAGATgcaaagagaggagagaaaaaaatggccACCAAAGACagtgttggggtttttttggcgCTGACGTCATGCAGCGAACTGCGAAGGTGTTTTCTTCAGAAGATTCAGTCACAAGATTACTTGGTACTCACTTGGTAGTTTTTAAAACTAATTTCTTTAGGAAATGGATTTTAATAACGATCTTTCGTTTAAGCCCCAAACTTATCGCTCTCTCAGATATGACGGCATCGTGTCACTCGAAGCCGCTCGGCTACTAATCACGGTGTTAGTGATGATAAAGGGACGATCGTTAGCACAGATTCGACACAGAACGTTAAGGTGAAGTAACTTACGCCCAAAAGTCTTCGACTGTGTCAAACTTTGAGATAAGTCGCAGGTTCGCTTGCCAGGTTTTGCTTTTGTcattcttaaagaaccatagagcccatctggggaaaaaaaaacacatcacgaCTAATCACCACTTCttctttcatttgatttaaaagtttaaattttAGATTTTCTAATCACGTCACTGTCAGTGTTTGAGCGATGGCCGTCTCGATCCTCATTAATATTCACATAAAGAAACAGACCGAGAGCGACAGAAGAAGACGAAAGAGAAACCAGACAGAATGTGCAATGTGCACCAATTCATTGTGGAGATAAAGACTCAACAACTAACAACGGAGGAAAAGAAAGTTACTAACGTGTCTAAATGTAGGTCTCAACGTGTCTAAATCTAATCCTGTCTGAAGaaggggaagaagaagaagaagaagaagaagaagaagaagaagaagaagaagatgaagaagggaaaaggaggagaaggaaaagatggaggatgagaagaaaagaagaagaaacaaagaagaagagtacaaaattaaaaaggaggaggaggagaagagtgtCAAGGTTAAGAATAAGaatcagagggagaagaaggaaaagaaaaaagagggagaAGTTGGATGcgaatggaaaaaataaaaggcaaagatcgaggatgaagaagaagaggaagaggaaggaggaggagagggaatAATAATGAAAAGTAAGACAAGtacaaaatgaaaatgtgaaGACGAAAAGAATATGgggaagagtgagtgagtgagtgtgtgtgtgtgtgtgtgtgtgtgtgttgagggcaGGACTGAACACCTGTGATGATTCTGTACCTGTTCTGTAGTGGATGTTTAATGTAATCCTCAGGATTTACAATTTCTTGGCCAGCAGCTTCGTTCTGCTCTTCTTCTGTATTCGATGTAATCTGGGTCACTTCCTACAAttattaaacaacaaacaaataaacaacaaacaaataaacaacaaacaaataaacaaacacgtgCTGAAATGTATGTACAGTGTctaaacaatacaaacacatctgTAGGAAAACGATCCGGTCATCACACCTCGGTgccgttgattattttcctctcacGTCACAACACGaagttttattcctcacttcatcaaccaatcagaatcgagaactccacttgtttttatattctttatctAACACTTTAGTTaacaaactaacacacaaaataatccaGAATTCAATCAAACCACAGCTTAGAAATTTCACTCAAATACTTTATATAACTAATTTATATAACTATTAACTAATATTAGCCTGACACGAGCTAGCTAACAGTGTGgctaattaatataaaacacagctgCTATATGACGCGAGTAAACAAAGGCTTAAAGTTAAaattaactatatatatttacagaaaaaccCCACTAACAGAACTAATCCCGCATTTAGTCATCACAACTGGTCAGTTATCCGCCCACTAGCTAAAGAGCTAAAGCTAAAGAGCTAAAGCGCTAAAGCTAAAGAGCTAAAGCGCTAAAGCTAAAGAGCTAAAGCGCTAAAGCTAAAGCGCTAAACGAGCTAAAGCTAAATCTTGCAGTTTAATGTGATCCAGCTAACAGGTTTAACTCCGTCTTAATCAATACTAAGTTAGTTATTTAAGCCAAAACACTCAAACACCTAACGAGACACGCTTGTGCTCCATCACACAGTGTTTATATGAGCTGCTCCTACTTCTAACAGCATAAACAAACGTGTTAAATTCACACGTTTTTCTCACCGGTTCTGCAGTCGCCATCTTCTGACactgatgtggtgtgtgtgtgtgtgtgtgtgtgtgtgtgtgtctctgtctctgtgagtgtgtgtgtgtctctgtgagtgtgtgtgtctctgtgtgtgtgtctcaaatCAACAAGGtgaccaaataataataaaataaatgtcattattttattattatatagtaaaTTAAATAGTATATTAAATAGTTAAACGATTAAAATAAAACGAggcataatataaaaatgtaaaaattatttaaatggaaagaaaactgaacaaaatgaaaataaataaaatgttttatattaatataatatatatttaatattacattaattagaagtaaaaagaagagaaacgtctaagctgaaatagataagatttaaattaaatacatgaaaaatgacattcaattattcattttctttttaattacctttttttttttatcaattaatCATCACTTAATTAGCCTAGATTGGAATATTCATCCATATATACATGTGGTTTTGCAAGAAAAatatatcatatttaatatatatatatatatatatatatatatatatatatatatatatatatatatatatatattattttttttaagtcattactaaacataaacatactcatttaaaaagaaaaaagaaatgcaccACTTATTTTAGGTTTGTCCTTTTACCCTGAAAGAAAAGCCATGCATAATAACACAAATTATATTATGTTCCTTATTAGTCTGAACAGAAGACTTGTCTGAACTTTATATTTGAAtaacgttgttttttttaaagaatactgAAAACTAACTAATGAACAAAAACCAACACAACAGGTGAGTTTCAGGtgtgaattttattaaataaatcagacaAACGTTCGCATTTTATCATCCATTTTCATgtgtaacaaacaaacactggatCAGGATCAGAACTTTAAGTGCTTAGTAATTAGTCAGACATGAATTAATGAACTGCTCTTCAGAAAGTCAGGACGGCTCGGATGCTGTGGAAAGCACAGAGGAGAAAACGGTGATGAGAAATTTTTACTAACTTAACCGAGTAAAACCTTCAGTTAAAAAGTAGAGCTGAACCTCTTTCCGTCGTGCATGAGGTCGAAGGCTTCGTTAATCTGAGCGAAAGGCAGCATGTGAGTCACAAACTCATCAACCATCAGCTTCTTGTTCATGTAATCATCCACCAGTTTGGGGACGCTCTCGACGCTCTTCCAGCCTGTGAAGATTTCAACACAGAGACTTTGGATTAAATGATCCGCAGGAGACGTCTGATGCCAATCGTACCAATGATACCATTTTACACCAATTACACCAATGGCTGCAATGACTCTGATAACACTAATGATGCTAACAATGCTAATCACACCAACATCGCAaatgagaataaagagagacttttACTTTTGACCTTTTTACTTTGATgtcaaaaaacaataaatgaagtATTAAATGCTTGAAAGTCTTCAAACCAGAGATCTCTCCACAACAGAGATGAAGCTTTCTTCTCTCACCTCTCGAGTGCTccacatttattaaacatttttagacCTGTcattcagacacaaacagattAACCCCTTATAATGTTGAGGTCTCTGCTGATGTCCCACCTCCGAACGCGGTGCCCTTCCACGTGCGTCCTACGATGAGCTGGAACGGACGAGTGGAGATCTCCTGACCGGCTGCAGCCACACCGATGATCACACTCGTCCCCCAGCCCTTATGACATGCCTCCAGAGCGGCACgctgtccaacacacacacacacacgcacgcacgcacacacacacacagttacacaaatatattaaatatactgcaccttttttttttaactacttttCTACTCTTGCTTTACCATAATGGAGACGTTGCCGATGCACTCAAAGCTGTAGTCCACTCCTCCGTCCGTCATCTCCATCAGCACTTCCTGGATGGGTTTGCTGTGGTCCTTCGGGTTAACAAACTCAGTGACGCCAAATTTCttggacatttcaaatttctcAGAGTTGATGTCCACGCCAATGATCCTGGAGGCTCCGGCGGCTTTACAGCCCATGACGGCGGCAAGTCCGACAGCTCCTAGACCgaacactgcacacacagacCCGGGCTCTACCTGAGGGGAGAgaaggacaacacacacacacacacacacaggtaaacctCCAGTAGTGTACTGTGCATGTGATTGTTCAGTAAAACCAACGAGACAAGCTGCAGCACCTTGGCCGTGTTCAGCGCAGCTCCGTATCCTGTCGAGattccacagccgagcagacaCACTTTATCCAACGGAGCGCCTTCGTCCACTTTGGCCAGTGAGATATCGGCCACCACCGTGTACTCGCTGAACGTGCTGGTGCCCATGAAATGGAAGACTGGTTTACCTTTACAGGTGAACCTAGACGTCTTATCCGGCATCAGACCCTGTCCCTGGGTCACCCTGAGACACAAAGCATAAAAGAGAGTACAGAAGTATGCAAGAGCGATTAATTGTGTGTGCAGGACGGCTAAGATGATGAGtacatacacatgcaaataATCCTAAGCTAGTACGCAAGCAGACATGTATTCAAATATGAGCTGAAGTCAGGGATGCATGTATACATGGGGGTCCAGGAGGTCTGGCATGCAAGGAGGTAAGTAACGATACGTTCATCTAGTCTGCACATGTGTACTGATACGTTATAgaactggatggatggaaggaaggctGTATGGACTCATGGAAAGTAAACATGCATGCAGTTCCCTTAACAAATAACCCTTCGTACTAGTGAGCATGCAAATGTCTGAGTATTCTAGTCAGCAAAATGTCACGAAGAATCAGACTGCAGTGTGAGCATCTGTGGtgtctgtcttttgtttgtttgttttaacaacATATTCATACTTAATAAATAGAACAATTCAAACCTGATTTTCTGGCACAAGTTGGTCTTGGGGTTTTTGCAGAACTTGCATTCTCCACACTGTGGGATGTACAAAGGAATCACAGTGTCTCCTAAACAATGACAACAAATACACATCACTATTATTAGAAcactgttaaatatttaaacagcaGTTTCATCCAGGTACATTGTTATAGCTGCAACAATAAATCACACGTACAGTGTACTGCTTACGTGACAGTTTTTTAGTGCATGTTGAATAAAAGATTTATTGACGTATCAGACAATGTGACTCCTGAGTTTTATTCCATCTGactagtgtttgtgttttctagACACGTCTGTCCCATTTGCATAACGACATCAGTCTACTAACCTTCCTCACGGCGCTTTCACACGTTTATCCAACCCAAAACCCTCCCTTAAAGCTAATTCAAGAGACACAGCTCACGTGGCATGCACGGTGTATCCATGACAACACTGTTATGTTGTCCCACCTCCTGACCAACcagatgacaaataaaaaaaataataatgataacaataataaataaaaacaatcaatcCTGGAGAACAGTGTGTTAGTCTTTTTAGCAAGTTATgacaattaaaaatgtttcattgtgACGTTGCAGAAAACGTAACTAAATTTATCGTTGTGTGCATTTTTGGGTGGTTCTTTAGTATGCGATGTGACGTCTCCCTTTAAGTCGAGTCGTCGTTAAATCTTGTTTCATCTCGATTacggataataataataattctaatctAGAGAGACAACTAGATACTAGCTagtgttgctatggtaacagtgtatctgaaataataaaaaagaagaagtgtGAAAGAGAATCTCATCTTAAAAGTGACCATCCCAGGATTCTTTCAGAAGTCGCTACCTGGTTTGAACTTGGTCACTCCGTCCCCGACGCTCTCCACGGTTCCCGCGCCCTCGTGGCCCAGGATGACGGGAAACAGACCCTCGGGGTCGCTGCCGCTCAGAGTGTAGGCGTCGGTGTGACACACGGCCGTCGCGTGGATCTGAAACACGTAAAACGACGACTCGTTAACTCGGCTTAACTAATTACCATTTTCTCCCCTCGTACACACAAATTATTGTCCTCTTACGCCACAGTGATGCCAAAGTCTCGATGCTGATTGGTCATAAAGAATATTGTTCGATTTATATTAATAGTcttgttctaatatgttatcgtttccatagttaCAGCTCATGCACAGGGACTTGCACAGTGGAAGGTTCATATATACAGACTGTTTAGtgatgtttatggaaggagtctccagtgtctgttgTGCTCCGTagcagtcagaggtaaagatgTACATTAagttttctgacattttcatagcagaggagtttacagtgtcTCTCAGAAAACACAAGCCACGTTATATATTTcaagaagagaaagaataaaaacagatgagGGAagattgtgttatttttaaagcattaaataatACAGAAGTACATCATATAAAATGGATTATTTATAACAAATTGTTTtgttgggggcacggtgtcttagtggttagcacgttcgcctcacacctccagggttggggg
The Tachysurus vachellii isolate PV-2020 chromosome 13, HZAU_Pvac_v1, whole genome shotgun sequence genome window above contains:
- the adh5 gene encoding alcohol dehydrogenase class-3 → METAGKVIKCKAAVAWEAGKPLSLEEVEVAPPKAHEVRVKIHATAVCHTDAYTLSGSDPEGLFPVILGHEGAGTVESVGDGVTKFKPGDTVIPLYIPQCGECKFCKNPKTNLCQKIRVTQGQGLMPDKTSRFTCKGKPVFHFMGTSTFSEYTVVADISLAKVDEGAPLDKVCLLGCGISTGYGAALNTAKVEPGSVCAVFGLGAVGLAAVMGCKAAGASRIIGVDINSEKFEMSKKFGVTEFVNPKDHSKPIQEVLMEMTDGGVDYSFECIGNVSIMRAALEACHKGWGTSVIIGVAAAGQEISTRPFQLIVGRTWKGTAFGGWKSVESVPKLVDDYMNKKLMVDEFVTHMLPFAQINEAFDLMHDGKSIRAVLTF
- the eif4ea gene encoding eukaryotic translation initiation factor 4E-1A isoform X2 — encoded protein: MATAEPEVTQITSNTEEEQNEAAGQEIVNPEDYIKHPLQNRLYNHIQLSSNLMSGCDYSLFKDGIEPMWEDERNKRGGRWLITLTKQQRRADLDRFWLETLLCLVGEAFDDHSDDVCGAVVNIRTKGDKIAIWTTDYENKDAIVHIGRVYKERLGVPPKVIIGYQSHADTATKSGSTTKNKFVV
- the eif4ea gene encoding eukaryotic translation initiation factor 4E-1A isoform X1, coding for MATAEPEVTQITSNTEEEQNEAAGQEIVNPEDYIKHPLQNRWALWFFKNDKSKTWQANLRLISKFDTVEDFWALYNHIQLSSNLMSGCDYSLFKDGIEPMWEDERNKRGGRWLITLTKQQRRADLDRFWLETLLCLVGEAFDDHSDDVCGAVVNIRTKGDKIAIWTTDYENKDAIVHIGRVYKERLGVPPKVIIGYQSHADTATKSGSTTKNKFVV